The window GCGGCGGACCGTTCCGGCCGCAAGGCCTGAGCACCAACGACCCAGCTCGGGTCGGTCACCACTCAAGGAGGAAGCAAGTGAGAAGAAGTCTGGCAAGAAGCACAGGCCTCGCCTCCGTAGCCATCGGTGCCGTTCTGGTGCTCGCAGGCTGCGGTGGGGGCACGATCGACGAGCAGACCAAGGCCAACGAGTCGAAGGCCTCCACCGCCGGGGGCGAGTGCGGCGACCTCAACATGGCGGTCAACCCGTGGGTCGGCTACGAGGCCGACGCGTACGTCGTGGGCTACATCGCGGAGACCGAGTTGGGCTGCAACGTCACCTACAAGGACCTCAAGGAGGACGTCTCCTGGCAGGGCTTCGGCACCGGCGAGGTCGATGTGGTGATCGAGGACTGGGGCCACCCCGATCTGGAAAAGAAGTTCTTCGCCGATTCTGGTGACGGTTCCGCCGAGGACTTCGGTCCGACCGGCAACGTCGGCATCATCGGCTGGTACGTCCCGCCGTGGTTGGCCAAGGAGCACCCGGACATCCTGGACTACAACAACCTCAACAAGTACGCCAAGGACTTCGCCACCTCGGAGTCGGGTGGCAAGGGTCAGTTCCTGGGTGCCGATCCGTCGTACGTGCAGTTCGACGAGGCCATCGTGAGCAACCTGGGGCTCGACTTCAAGGTCGTCTTCTCCGGCTCCGAGGCAGCCTCGATCCAGGCGTTCCAGAAGGCTGAGAAGAACAAGGAGTTCCTGATCGGGTACTTCTACGAGCCGCAGTGGTTGTTCGCCGATATCCCCCTGGAGAAGGTTGCGCTGCCGCCGTACGAGGAGGGCTGCCAGGACGACCCGGCCAAGGTCGCGTGTGACTACCCCGAGACCGAGCTCAAGAAGATCGTGTCCACCGAGTGGGCCGACTCGGACTCGACGGCGGTCGACCTGGTGAAGAACTTCACCTGGACCAATGACGACCAGAACCTGGTCTCGAAGTACATCTCCGAAGAGAAGATGGACCCCAAGGACGCCGCGAAGAAGTGGGTCGAGGAGAACCAGGACAAGGTGGACGCCTGGCTCGGCAAGTGAGCTCGAGTCCGCTAACTCGGCGGCGTGGTTTCGAGACGCGCCTGCGGCGCTCCTCCACCACCGGTAGGACGTGGTGGTTTCGAGACGCGCCTGCGGCGCTCCTCAACCACCGGTGTTCGCATCCCCGGTGGTTGAGGAGGCCGCGCAGCGGCCGTCTCGAAACCACACCGAGTTGTCGCCGTGAGACCGAAGGCGGTTGACAAAGCATGTGACCTGCGCCACCTTGTTGCGAACTGTGCATGAAGTTGCGGTGAACGCAACACACTCACGGGCGCATACACACCAGGCATTCTCAGGAGCTGGCATGGCAGAACCGACCACACCCGCGCAGCACGGGCGACCGCACGCTCGCAAAGACCTCCCTCTCGACACCGTCACCTTCGGCATCGCGGCCACGCTCGTCGCCGCTTTCCTGCTCTGGGGCGCCCTCAGCCCGAGTTCGATGTCGGACAAGACCGGCACCTGGCTCACCTGGCTGACCACCAACTTCGGTTGGCTGTTCGTGCTCACCAGCGCGTTCTTCGTACTCTTCTCGGGCTATCTCGCGATCAGCCGCTACGGCAACATCAAGCTCGGCCCCGACGATTCTCAACCCGAGTTCTCCACCTTCTCGTGGGTCTCGATGATGTTCGCCACCGGCATGGGCATCGGCCTGATCTTCTGGGGTGTCGCCGAGCCGTTGACCCACCTGAACACCCCGCCGTTGGGCATCGGCAAGGGCGGCACCGGTGCCGCTGCCCAGAAGTCGATGGAATACACCTACTTCCACTGGGGCTTCCACCCCTGGGCGATGTACGCCGTGATCGGCTTGTCGATCGGCTACTTCGCCTATCGCAAGGGCTACGGCAACCTGATCAGCGGGGCGTTCCGGCCGCTGCTCGGCGACAAGGCATCCGAAGGCCCGGGCAAGGCGATCGACGTGATCGCGATCTTCGCGACGCTCTTCGGCTCCGCCACCTCGCTGGGCCTCGGCGCGCTGCAGATCACCGGTGGTCTGGACAACGTGGGCATCGGCAGCGGCAAGAGCGTCACCTTGGCGGTGATCGTGATCGCCATCTTGACCGCGTGCTTCGTGGTCTCAGCCGTGACCGGCATCGACAAGGGCGTGCAGTTCCTCTCCAACGCCAACGCGGTCGCCGCTGTGGTCTTGGTCTTCTTCCTTTTCGTCGTCGGTCCGACCGTCTTCATCATGAGCACGTTCACCGAGTCGCTGGGTGGCTACCTGACTCATCTGCCCACGATGAGTTTCCGTACGGGTGCCTTCTCGGCCGACGAACAGGCCTGGATCAGCGGCTGGACCGTCTTCTACTGGGCCTGGTGGATCTCGTGGACCCCCTTCGTCGGCATGTTCATCGCCCGCATCTCCAAGGGGCGCACGATCCGCCAGTTCGTGATTTACGTGATCCTGGTCCCGAGCCTGGTCTCGTTCGTCTGGTTCGCGATCCTCGGTGGCGCCGCGATGGACCTGCAACTGCACCAAGGCAAGGACATGGCCGCCGAGCTGGCCAAGGGCACGGAGAGCGTGCTGTTCGAAACGCTGCGCGACTATCCGCTCAGTGCCGTCACGGTGGTGTTGGCGATCTTCTTGATCGCGATCTTCTTCATTACCGGCGCCGACTCGGCCTCGATCGTGATGGGCATGCTCAGTCAGAACGGTCAGGAGGAACCCAAGCGCTGGC of the Nocardioides sp. genome contains:
- a CDS encoding BCCT family transporter, whose protein sequence is MAEPTTPAQHGRPHARKDLPLDTVTFGIAATLVAAFLLWGALSPSSMSDKTGTWLTWLTTNFGWLFVLTSAFFVLFSGYLAISRYGNIKLGPDDSQPEFSTFSWVSMMFATGMGIGLIFWGVAEPLTHLNTPPLGIGKGGTGAAAQKSMEYTYFHWGFHPWAMYAVIGLSIGYFAYRKGYGNLISGAFRPLLGDKASEGPGKAIDVIAIFATLFGSATSLGLGALQITGGLDNVGIGSGKSVTLAVIVIAILTACFVVSAVTGIDKGVQFLSNANAVAAVVLVFFLFVVGPTVFIMSTFTESLGGYLTHLPTMSFRTGAFSADEQAWISGWTVFYWAWWISWTPFVGMFIARISKGRTIRQFVIYVILVPSLVSFVWFAILGGAAMDLQLHQGKDMAAELAKGTESVLFETLRDYPLSAVTVVLAIFLIAIFFITGADSASIVMGMLSQNGQEEPKRWLIIFWGVAQGAVAAVLLWSGGDDLKLGLSALQTLIIIVAGPFMLIIIAMCFSLLKALREEPYESTLPSRVRRAVLHAQRMDLEEQNLVALAALGHEHPSIDEADKEPEQQ
- a CDS encoding ABC transporter substrate-binding protein, whose amino-acid sequence is MRRSLARSTGLASVAIGAVLVLAGCGGGTIDEQTKANESKASTAGGECGDLNMAVNPWVGYEADAYVVGYIAETELGCNVTYKDLKEDVSWQGFGTGEVDVVIEDWGHPDLEKKFFADSGDGSAEDFGPTGNVGIIGWYVPPWLAKEHPDILDYNNLNKYAKDFATSESGGKGQFLGADPSYVQFDEAIVSNLGLDFKVVFSGSEAASIQAFQKAEKNKEFLIGYFYEPQWLFADIPLEKVALPPYEEGCQDDPAKVACDYPETELKKIVSTEWADSDSTAVDLVKNFTWTNDDQNLVSKYISEEKMDPKDAAKKWVEENQDKVDAWLGK